The following is a genomic window from Staphylococcus saccharolyticus.
GGTTTGTCGCTTTATTAATATCAGATTCGACTTCTGATCTATTCTTTTCAAATAGCTTCGTATAATCTAAGATATCTTCGTTATCTTTTATAGAACGATTACATAAATCAACAAATAATTTTAAATCTTTAATTGATGCTTCTTTGTCCTTGACAGTATTTAAGTATTTGGCTCTTAAATCTCTAACTTCATTTGTTTTAGCTGGTAAATGTTTTGTTGAGTTTTTATATTTTTTAAATTCCGGCATCAAATAGTTATTAATATCCTTTTGAAGTGCAATAAATTCCTTTTTATTTTTATCAGTTGTATCAGTTTTACTTAAATTATCTAATTCTTTTAAATGTATTTTATCCATAATTTCTTCTACATTTTTTTGTTTCTGTTTTACGTCTTTATATGTATTAGAAAAATCATGAAAATCCTTTTTAGTTTCATTACCGCAAGCAGTCAAAGCTAACATAAAAGTAACAATTAATGTGATAAATAGTAATTTCTTCATATTTGCACTCCTTATCACTAAACATTATACATAAACGTATTTATTATGAAAATAAATTATGTTATAGTATGGTGGATTTTATTGTGAAAAATTATCAAAATGTTTTAAGGAGTTTCACATGTACCCATATGTCCAACCATTAATCCAAAAAAAAAGCTATAGAACCTTTTATTAAAGAGTATGAAAATATTAAAAACGTTTTATTTAATTTGTTAGATTCTCCAGTGAAATATACTCAACATATT
Proteins encoded in this region:
- a CDS encoding EMYY motif lipoprotein: MKKLLFITLIVTFMLALTACGNETKKDFHDFSNTYKDVKQKQKNVEEIMDKIHLKELDNLSKTDTTDKNKKEFIALQKDINNYLMPEFKKYKNSTKHLPAKTNEVRDLRAKYLNTVKDKEASIKDLKLFVDLCNRSIKDNEDILDYTKLFEKNRSEVESDINKATNRDDANQLKSKLEDNNKQLKATAKKYLDSSTTNSDSAQEAIKNHISPLIEKQITEINQTNISDQNVDNARKNAIEMYYSLQNYYDTRVDTIKVSEKLSKIDVNQLPKEGKDISKMDKSFNRDFKQLKQNVN